In the genome of Methanopyrus kandleri AV19, one region contains:
- a CDS encoding acetolactate synthase large subunit, translated as MSELPTGARVLVECLKEEGVEHIFGYPGGAVLPIYDEIYDEVSIEHILVRHEQGAAHAADGYARVKGKPGVCMATSGPGATNLVTGIATAYMDSSPVIAITGQVPTTMIGKDAFQEVDAVGVFMPITKHNYQIGKPEEIPEVVKEAFKIAITGRPGPVHIDVPKDVQEAEVDVEIPKTVEVEGLNVVKRGHPVQIKRAAELLAEAERPVILAGGGCVISNATRELIELAELLGAPVATTLMGKGAFPEDHPLALGMAGMHGTKAANYALTECDVLLAVGCRFSDRTTGDPSGFAPEAKIIHIDIDPAEIGKNIPVDVPIVGDAKLVLRDLIKELKRRKYLRERKRWGERIEELKAEVEMPPESTESDQRISPRELVRVLHEALKDRDYILTTDVGQNQMWMARYFPVEEPRRFISSGGLGTMGFGLPAALGAKVAAPEKTVVAVVGDGGFLMTAQELATAVDNDIEVKVFVMDNRLLGMVAQWQRLFYDERLSESKLDEKTDIVKLTESYGAAGITVEEPSELESAVEEAFETPGTVVVDVFVDPEEIIPMVPPGGELRDILGEK; from the coding sequence GTGAGTGAGTTGCCCACGGGTGCCAGGGTACTCGTCGAGTGCTTGAAAGAAGAGGGCGTCGAGCACATTTTCGGGTACCCGGGAGGTGCCGTCCTACCGATTTATGACGAGATCTACGACGAGGTTTCGATCGAACACATCCTCGTACGACACGAGCAGGGAGCTGCCCACGCCGCCGACGGGTACGCGAGGGTGAAAGGGAAACCCGGAGTCTGCATGGCGACATCGGGACCCGGAGCGACGAACCTAGTCACGGGTATCGCCACGGCTTACATGGACTCGTCCCCGGTAATAGCCATCACCGGACAGGTCCCCACCACCATGATCGGGAAGGACGCGTTCCAGGAGGTCGACGCCGTCGGCGTGTTCATGCCCATCACTAAGCATAACTACCAGATAGGGAAACCCGAGGAGATACCGGAAGTCGTGAAGGAGGCGTTCAAGATAGCTATCACCGGTCGGCCGGGGCCTGTTCACATCGACGTGCCCAAAGACGTGCAGGAAGCGGAAGTGGATGTCGAGATACCCAAAACCGTCGAGGTCGAGGGCTTGAACGTGGTCAAGCGCGGTCATCCGGTACAGATCAAACGGGCCGCGGAGTTACTCGCCGAGGCGGAGCGACCCGTCATCTTAGCAGGCGGTGGGTGTGTAATCTCCAACGCTACTCGGGAGCTGATCGAGCTCGCGGAACTGCTCGGTGCTCCGGTAGCTACGACCCTCATGGGGAAGGGAGCGTTTCCCGAGGATCATCCACTAGCACTGGGTATGGCCGGTATGCACGGCACTAAGGCCGCGAACTACGCGCTGACGGAGTGCGACGTGCTACTCGCTGTAGGGTGCAGGTTCTCGGACAGGACTACGGGGGATCCCTCCGGATTCGCTCCCGAAGCGAAGATCATCCATATTGACATAGACCCCGCCGAGATCGGCAAGAACATCCCAGTCGACGTGCCCATAGTTGGTGATGCGAAGCTCGTCCTCAGGGACCTGATTAAGGAGTTGAAGCGGCGTAAGTACCTGAGGGAACGTAAGCGCTGGGGAGAGAGGATCGAGGAACTGAAGGCTGAAGTAGAGATGCCTCCGGAATCCACGGAGTCCGACCAACGGATCAGCCCGCGTGAGCTCGTACGTGTGTTACACGAAGCCCTGAAAGATCGGGATTACATTCTCACTACGGACGTAGGTCAGAACCAGATGTGGATGGCCCGATACTTCCCGGTGGAAGAACCGCGCAGGTTCATCTCCTCCGGTGGTTTAGGAACCATGGGATTCGGTCTTCCGGCCGCGCTCGGCGCTAAGGTAGCCGCACCGGAGAAAACCGTGGTCGCCGTGGTAGGAGACGGTGGGTTCTTGATGACCGCGCAAGAGTTAGCCACCGCCGTGGACAACGACATCGAGGTGAAGGTCTTCGTCATGGATAATAGACTCTTAGGGATGGTAGCGCAGTGGCAGAGGCTGTTCTACGACGAAAGATTGTCGGAATCGAAACTCGATGAGAAAACCGACATAGTGAAACTGACGGAGTCGTACGGAGCAGCCGGAATTACCGTGGAGGAGCCGAGCGAGCTGGAGTCCGCGGTAGAGGAAGCCTTCGAGACTCCGGGTACGGTGGTGGTGGATGTGTTCGTAGATCCGGAAGAAATCATCCCGATGGTGCCGCCGGGAGGCGAGTTGCGCGACATCCTTGGTGAAAAATGA
- a CDS encoding ferritin-like domain-containing protein, translated as MDFEEYLEKWFKGETTEVGIYMAMAIVAREQGYPEVCDLLEQIAMDEARHAAAAALIAGKVENSLEGLIEKMEEMIEGEKNAYETRMDEADHHSDELDDEIITLLKATAYDEKHHRKMLKAALEKLKE; from the coding sequence ATGGACTTCGAGGAGTACCTCGAGAAGTGGTTCAAGGGCGAGACCACCGAGGTAGGCATCTACATGGCGATGGCCATCGTCGCTAGAGAGCAGGGCTACCCCGAAGTATGTGACCTGCTGGAGCAAATCGCTATGGACGAAGCCCGACACGCGGCCGCCGCGGCGCTGATCGCGGGGAAGGTCGAGAACAGTCTGGAGGGCCTGATCGAGAAGATGGAAGAAATGATTGAAGGTGAGAAAAACGCCTACGAAACCAGGATGGACGAAGCCGACCACCACTCCGACGAGCTGGACGACGAGATCATCACCCTGCTGAAGGCTACCGCATACGACGAAAAGCACCACAGGAAGATGCTCAAAGCGGCCCTCGAAAAGCTGAAGGAGTAA